The DNA region tggttgggcccacttagcccaaGAGCCCAActcgtttagcccgggaccatgagTTCGTGGGTCCGGTACTGGGCCGGTTCCTACAAAAAgtccgtttagcccgggaccgttaGGATCGTTTATTttgggaccggcccgggaccgggaTTATTTGGACCGGCCAATTTGGCCCGTTTAGGGACCGGACCGGCCCACATTCCACCCCTATAatatcccaaggattggtagtacaagtcatgggCCACTAAGATTTATATTTACAAAGTTGGTACGAAAATAAATATAACATCTAtttggaatatacataaacagagtaCGAATccaaagctaccaaggacaagtggtagctatatccgaaaagcaggtacatcttcaatgcgaGCTTCCGTCATCCACAACAGCTCAGCTCCAATATCTacacgtaaggtgcagaagtatagtataagtacaaccgacctccTGTATTCAGTAAGTATTCTGACTAACCTCAGTGAATTAGTGACGAGGTCTCAGGTCAAGGAtactcattatatatatatatatatatataacccgCACAGCTCAATAACATAACCGTGTACCCAACAACAGTAACGAAGTCTAAATAGGAAAGTACATGTACCACATAGTGCACATAGAGAAGATGTGCGCAAGTCTCTTAACAACTCAACATGCAAGGAAGGTATGCTCCAGACAACCATCAACACATCAACAATTGCATATAGAAGATATGCTCAGATACTATTCCAGTTCAACAACtcatcatatagagaagatatgcgtcCAATATCATTAAATAATCAAGCTTGCACATATAGAAGATATGCATTAAATACCAGATAAACCTTCAGTAGTTGCATATAGAGAAATATGCATGAAATAGCAATTAATCCTACAAGAAGTACATACAAAGGttcacatatagagaagatatgtatcgTGTCTCATCTTATTAAGTAAAgtaacatatagagaagatatgcataaaggCATGTATACATCTGGAGCTAGCATATAGAGAGGATATGCATAAAAATCATGTATACATCTAAGGAGTTTGCAAACACAGAAGAGATGCAAAGTCCAACCAATGATCATCTTAACTAAGATCCACATCAATCAGAAACTCGTTGATTTCTCAGGACCTGCATGTACACCATTAAGAGAGAAaaatgagagggtgaccctaggggaatGGACCCTTATCCAcatgctgcatggataactcacgtgccaataataacaatcgcacggacaactcatgtgccaaacAACATATCCATCACGGACCACTAACGTGCTGCCAATCCAGTCCATCACACAGAAAGCATACTCAAGAATACATATTTACGAATAATGGATATCAAATCACATACTCATGGACTGAAAAAGAtagcatgctaaggtgtatgcatgtgcaagtgtacAAATACAGCTCAAATCAGGTGGATACGCCATACAACAAAAAATATCATGCTTAGCAGGGCATCAACATCTACACATATTATCCATCATGATTCACGGAATTCACGTAGTATAAAAACATTTAAGGCAAGATAGCAAGAAGCAAAATATCCAAATCAAGGCATAATACAACCTAAAGACTACTCCAATTATGAATTATACATAACACCAGTATATACACTCGTCGTCTCGCATTTACGTTTCTTCTCACAGATTTCAATTAGACAAACAAAGTCATATCTTAAGGGGTATTCCCTCAACAAGATTaggtaagacacttacctcaaacaagccaaatcaatactctaaaaatgccttcccgcacaaatcgacctccgaaaGGCTAGAATATAGCCAAAAACCTCAACCTCAAATTGCCATAGGAATCAAGCCCAAACgataaaagtaaattttttttatcaaatactCAACGTAAACCATCAAGTTAACCCGTGCCCGCACCCCGGAACCCCACAAAACTCACAAagtccgataacccattcaaatacaagtccaaccatataagtttTATTCAAACCCGACTCCGAAtggatgttcaaaactcaattattcactttagaaatatttgcgaccccccccccccatttctcttttagattcacaaatcaaatgccaaaatcaaagatagaatAATGAATAACAATCAAAATCGAATCAACagcacttaccccaatccaagtgGTGAAAACTATCTCAATCCGAGCTCGCAATCTAATAATagtaaaaaatgagaaaattcCCGAATGTTTGGACAAATTAATCTCATGATCGAAATCTTTCATTGTGTTCGCGGCCAACACTTCGCGAAGGCGAAGCACAAAACACACCGATATCCAGTCCTTCTTCGTGAATGCAATTTGCTGATGCAAACGCGAAGCACCAAAAATCCCGCATGCCAAATATCACTATGCGAACACGGTTagtccttcgcgatcgcgaagaacatcAAAGATGACAGAAAACCAACAATGCTAACATCATCCAACATGGtccaaaaccaccccgaaactcactcacgccccttgggaccccgtctgaatataccaataagtcccaaaatataaaatagacctactcgaggcctcatattacacaaaataacatcaaaatcatgaatcacacctcaattcaagcttaataaactatttcaaatttttaatttctaaacTTACTCCGAACACGTCAAAACCACTCGAAATGAtcccaaattttgtacataagtcatagATCACCATACGTACCTATTCTAAGGCTCAGAATTCAAATGGACATCAATAACTACAAAGTTAACTATTGTCAAATCTATCGACTCTCCAAgccttcaaacttcaaacttcaaactttcgagattttgcctcaaaatcatCTAGGAACACCGAAACTCAAATATGGCCATACActcaagtcctaaatcaccatccggacctaacagaattGTAAGAAATCCGATTTgaggtcaaatacataaaagtcaaacttggtcaactcatCTAAATTAAAgcttctaaattgagaatcattcttccaaatcaaccccgaaccacttgaaaaccaaaaccgactaTACAAGTAAGTCATAATACTTTATATGAAGCCattcaagacctcaaaccaccaaacAAAATACTAAtgcttaaaatgaccggtcgggttgttataatattttaatatattgaGTTCACATCCCTAATTCCAGGAGATAGTGGAATCTGGATGGtctttatatgttgatgattgtAGGATATTTCAAGTAGTGAAAAAATTAAAACTACTAAAATATAAGCTAAAGAATTTACATACCTAAACTTTAGCAACATTGTAAAGGAGGCATCAACTAATAAAGAACATTTGTTGAGGAGTCAAGAGTTTCTCCAGCAAAATCCAATACAAGACTATAGAAGGAGGAGAAGGCTATGGGAGCCAAGTTCAAGAGATATAATTATGTAGCACAAATATTCCTTCAGCAAAGAAGCAAGGCTACATGGCTCAGATTAGGAGATGAAAATACAAGGTATTTTCTCTCTGTGATAAAGCACCGAAAATTAACACAGGCAGTCACTCAACTACATGATGGAAATTCTCATATGCAGTATGATCCAAATTTGATAGCTGATATTTTTGTTCAATTCCACAAGAGGCTACAGGGAGACCATAGAAGGAAAACATCATCTTGTTTCTTGAGAAATGGTCACAAACTAACTATTATGCATCAACTGGAGCTACTTGATCCACACTCCAAGAAAGATGTTAAAGATGGAATGATGAGTATCTATGTCAACAAAAGTCCAGAGCCTGATGGATTTGGCAGTGGGTTCTTTAAACATGCTTGGAATATTGTGGGAGGAGATACAAGTGAGGCAGTGTTAGTATTTCTCAGAAATGACAAATTGTTGAAGTAACTAAATTATACAATAATCACCTTAACTGCAAAGATGAGTAATCCCCTGGATGCTGGTCAGCTTTGACCAATATCATGCTACAATGTGGTATATAAATGCATCTCAGAGATGTTATGCAAAACACCGAAGAGTGTACCACCATCATTGGTAAATGAGTCACATGTTGCATTTGTACAAGACATGTCATTAGTTCCTAATGTCTTAATTTTTCATGACTTGATGAGACACTACAATAGGAGAACTTCTCCTAGATTCTTAATGAAGATAGATTTAAGGAAGTCATGTGACATGGTTAGAATGAAATTCTTGAAATAAATGATGGCAGCATATGGATTCCCCGGAAGATTCATTCATCTAGTAATGACTTGTGTATCTTCTGCAACATTTACTGTCAAAGTCAATGGAGAGGGTTATGACTACTTTGAAGGGAAGATAGGTCTGAGTTAGGGTTATCCTATATCATCTCTGCTATTTGAAATAGTTATGGAGTATCTCTCCAGGATCATGGATAAGATAATTCAACTACCAAATTATAGGTTTCATCCAATGTGTAAAAGGCAGATGCtcactcattttatttttatatatgatTTTATGATCTTTTGTAAAGAAATAGAGGCACTAAAATACTTCTCAAATGTTACTAGTTTGGTAGCAAACATTGACAAATCAAACATGTTTGTGGCAAGGGTGGATGCACTAACAAAGGAGAAGTTCGTAGAAACTAAATTTACTATTGGTACCTTTCCTATTAGTTGTCTGTGACTTCCGCTATCCCCTAAGAAGTGGAATAATATTGAATGTCACCAATTGAGTGTAAAGATCATTGAAAAAATAATAGCATGTTCTACGTGATATTTATCCTATGCTGGCAGACTACAGGTTATAAACTCAATCTTATTTTCTTTGCATAAATTTTGGGGAGTCCTCCCTCAAAGTGTATTAGAGGTAGTGGATAGAAAGTATAGAGAGTTTCTGTGAGGAAGTtcagaggagaagaagaaaatctcATTAGTTGCTTGGGAAAAGTATGTAAACCAAAGGCACAAGGTGGCTTGAATATTAAAGGGTGCATATTGTAGAATATAACTTCTGTGGGTAAAGTAATATGGATGGTAATGGTGAAAGCAGACAATCTATGCATAAAATGAATACATGGAATCTATATGAATAATAATATAGAGTTCAGGGATCATACACCCTCAGTGGATAGTAGTTGGTACTGGAAGAAGCTTCACAAAATTAAACTAGGAATGGCTAACTAGTACAATAAATGAAAGATATTCTATGACTATTAATAGTAACTATTTGTATCATAGGGGTACCTAAAGCTGCTGGGAGACACTCCAAAATTGGAGATAGGTGATCTAATTTGGAGAAAAATTCTTCTCCCAAAACATAGGTTAATTGCGGGGCTTGCTGCTCAGGGAAAGTTGATGGCAAAAGACAGACTACGTACAATGGGAATTCAGTGTGCTGATGCTACTTGTGGATTGTGTGATGGTGGATGGTCAGAGAATATTGTACATTTATTCCATGACTGTGTATGGACAAGGGAGATGTGGGTAGTGATGACTCAATGGACTGAAATCAAAGTGCAACTCTGAAACTTTATGTAGGATCAAAATGAAACACTGGAGCAAGATGAAAAAAGAGATTATGGCTGCAATCTATGGGGATGACATTTATCAGATATGGATAGCCAGAAATTGGAAGCAGTTCAAGGTACTTAATGTAACTAGCAATTTTATTTAGCAACATGTCACAACCAAAACATACCAACGACTGTGATGGAGCCTAaatcactttctaggcaagccaatcataaAATAATTGCAAACAATAAATACGGATAGAGAATAAATATATTTGAGAGTAAAATAATCATAGCTAAtaccaaataaataaaataaatcccCAAAAACTAGTAacactgagtcataagctctaatatatgaatacaagtctgttAATATAGtatactatctgaaataaaagaaaacaataacaaaatataGAAGGAGACGCTAGGGATTGCGATCGGTACGCAGCTCTACCTCGGGTCTCAGAGGTGGCTTAAATATTAAAAGATGCATATTG from Nicotiana tabacum cultivar K326 chromosome 24, ASM71507v2, whole genome shotgun sequence includes:
- the LOC142178173 gene encoding uncharacterized protein LOC142178173, translated to MGAKFKRYNYVAQIFLQQRSKATWLRLGDENTRYFLSVIKHRKLTQAVTQLHDGNSHMQYDPNLIADIFVQFHKRLQGDHRRKTSSCFLRNGHKLTIMHQLELLDPHSKKDVKDGMMSIYVNKSPEPDGFGSGFFKHAWNIVGGDTSEAVLVFLRNDKLLK